A DNA window from Lagenorhynchus albirostris chromosome 5, mLagAlb1.1, whole genome shotgun sequence contains the following coding sequences:
- the LOC132520504 gene encoding signal transducer CD24-like — protein MGKAMVARLGLGLLLLALLLPTQIYSNQTTVVTPSSNSSQHTSAAPNPANATTKASDGTLQSTASLLVISLSLLHLYC, from the coding sequence ATGGGCAAAGCGATGGTGGCCAGGCTTGGACTGGGGCTGCTGCTTCTGGCACTGCTCTTACCTACGCAGATTTATTCAAATCAAACAACTGTTGTAACGCCTTCAAGTAATTCCTCCCAGCATACCTCAGCTGCCCCCAATCCAGCGAATGCCACCACCAAGGCAAGTGACGGTACTCTGCAGTCAACAGCCAGTCTCTTGGTGATCTCGCTCTCCCTTCTACATCTCTACTGTTAA